The genomic interval CGCTTTCCTGGGCAGGGCTGAGCTACCTCACGTGCGCCTATCGGCAATCGGTACTCGGCTACGACGTACTCGGAGCCGCCATGCTCGGCGTTCCCATGGCGATAGCGGTGTTCGGCTCCGCGGTAACCGGTGTTCGCATCGGGACACGATTGGGCACCACACGCACGATCCTGCTCGCCCTGGGTGCCGCCGCGGCCGGAAATCTGATTCTCCTCGGAACCAGCGCCGTAGCCGGAACCCTCCCGTTCACGGTCGGCTCGACCATTGCGGGCTTGGGGTACGGCGTCCTGTTCTCCTTCGCCTCGGAGGCCGCGGTGTCGGCGGTACCGATCGACGAGGCCGGTGCGGCGGCGGGCATCTCGGAGACAAGCCTGGAGTTGGGCAGCGGCGTCGGCATATCTCTACTCGGATCATTGGCCGCGGCGGTATTCCGCGGGGGCGGAGATTTCGCACCGACGTTGTCGGAAACGATTGATGCCGCCAAGGGCGACGAAACGGTAATCAGTTCTGCTCGCAGCGCATTCGTCGACGGAATGCATATCGCCACCCTCGTAGGCGTGGGCGCTGTGGTGTTGACGGCCGCCGCGATATGGGCAGTCACCAGGAAAGGCGGTGGATGAACCTGTCGGCGCCGCATGGACCAGGGCCACCACCGAATGGCCCGGGTCACATGTGCCCCGGGCACGATCGAGAAAACTCGATGGGGAGCCGTGACCGAGTTTGCCGAGCCACCGAATCGTTGAAATAGATACAGGTCAAGGGTCTTCGCTGGCGGCGATGGCGATTGCCCGGAGTGTGGCACTGAAGACAACTGCCTGCTCGGGTAGCCGTAGTGGGCCGGGTGTAGGTTCGGATGCCCAGCAGGAACCTGGCCCCGCGAAGGTGACTGGCAACAGCACCATCCGGCCGCTCGCGCGTGGCACGACATTGTGTTGCGCCAGCCGACGCTGCCGACAGCGCGAAACGGGTACCGGTGGGCGCGGCATCTCGACCAAGAAAGTCCAATGCCTCTCGCGGGAATTACTCACGATCGGAACCGATGGTTCGTCGGGCAGCAGGGTGCGGACCCGGCGGCCGAGCGCGGCGGGCATATCGATCGCGCCTACCTGCTGTCCGCATCTCAGCATGGGTCGACTGTCGGCCAGTTCGACCGGGAGCCCGTAGCGTCGGCGCAGTAGGTGAGCGATATCGACTGGGGTGCAACAGGAGTGGAACATCAACGTGCCTCTGCTCCGTCGGTGGGAGCAGCCCGGCATTCGTCATGTGCGACGGATAAGTACACATGCATCAGCATCTTTTTGGCAACCTACTTCCAGAGCGGTCTCGGTCCATGAATCGGCACTACTCACATGCGGCACACTGCGCACTGCGTGAGAGCCGTTGCTGTGCGCCATGATTGGCTGTCGGTAACGGAAGCAACCTCATCATGATCACGTTGCTGACCTGTTTCATCGGCATTGCTGCCGCATTGCTCGTTGGCGATTTTCGCTGCCGTTGCCAAGGCGGTTCAGTCAGGCGTTCCGGCGACCCGTGCAGCCCGCAGAGCCTGGCCCCACACCGAACGCGCAGGGCAAGATTCGCCGGCCGAGCATGATCGGACGCGTCTGATCATGCTCCGAGCGTTGGTTGCACGAATCAGTAAGGCGGCGAGGGCAATCGGGTCGACGTGGAGATGCGGAGAACGTAGCGGCCGCTGCCGATGATGTCGTGGCGCTGGCGGTCGGCCGGGCATCTACCCGCGCCGCCGGCGTCGTCGCCGACGTTGAACAGGCCGGAGCATTTGCGGCACCACCGCCACTTGTCGTCGCCCCCCGGCCCGTCGCGGTGGGTCACGTCCTCCAACCTGTAGAAGCCTGATCCGAAGGGAACATGATCGGGCAGGCCGCTGAACTGTGGGGAGGGGCACACGCTCCGCACTCCAACCTGGTTGATTCCTTGGAACCACAGACCCTGGCATCGTTCACACCAGCGCCAACCGGACTGGCCCTGACCGCCATCGGGGTCTTCTTTGAGGATGTAGTCGTAGCCGCTGCCATCGTCGTGATGACCGCCGTCGAGGATGTCGCCGGCCGGGCAACCGCCACGAGTGTTGTTGCCCGAGAACCAAAGCCCCCGGCAACGCCCACACAATTTCCACAACCGCTGGGTAGCCGACGCGGGGGCGGCGTTCCCGATCAATATCGGCCCTGCGACAGCGGTCAAGGCGGCAACTGCCGCGCCGCGCAGCACTATGCGCCGGGAAACGTCCGGATTGCCGACCATCATCGCCGCCGGCGGGGTGTCGAGGTCCGGGCGCCGAGTTCGCCCGCGGCCATGATCAAACCGCCGATGGCGAAGATCGCGAATCCAGGACCGGGGACGCTTTGAGCACCCTGCTGGCTCAGCATGATCAGCATCATCGCCCAGCCGAAGGCGGCGATCGCGCCGCCGATCCACAGGCAGCCCTTCGTCCAGGTCGGGGCCCCCGAGATGTCGTCCGGTTGCGGGGCGTAGTAGTCATAGGCCCAGACGTTGCCTCCTGCGGTGTGACCATTGCCGTCGCCGCGCACCACGATTCGGCCGTCCCGACCGAATCGAGCGACGATCTTCTCACCCCCCGCCCGGTCGATTCGCGCTCGCAGATCGGCCAATTCACGTTCGAAATCGGGGTCGGTTGCCGCCGCTTCCTCTATCGCCGTCGCGACCCGTTCCCGTGTCCGGATGCTGTCCGGGTTCGCACCGAGGTCGTCCAACGGCCCCTGTCCGAGCCTGCGGGTCACCGACGCGGAGAGGGCGCTCAACCCCTGATCCAGCGATCGGTTCATCAACCTGTCACCGGCTCCCCCCAGCGCTGCGGTCAGATATTCGGCAATTGCCGTTCCGTCGATCATGCCCATCTCCTCGGTAGGCCGCCGCAAAGTGCAATTGTCTAATCGGCACCACGATCCGATGTGTTTCAACCGTTTTCAGCCGAAATCCTTTGTGAGGACAGGTAATTGAATGGTGCCCACACTCGGCGGACCGTCTGCGCCTCCACCCGGCGCGCCATCTTTCAGTGCGGCCTCCGGGGACTGATCCGCGTGGGTGTGAGGATACGGCCCGCCGTCAACTGGATTCTGCGAACCGTCCGGAGCCGTGCGGATCGAAGGACAGTCCGGTGGCGCTGTGCAAGATCTAGCGGTATCCGCCGTCGGATAGTCCCGCGTCTTCCTCGGTCTCGTTGCCGCCGGTAACCCGCTCCCACAGATAGGAGGCCAGGAAGGCGGTGCCGCCTTCGTGCGCCCATTGGCGGGAGTGACGCTCCTCGTGGTGCAGCAGTCGGTCCATGTCGAGTTCACCGCGGAACGGGCCGTCGGCACCCTCGCCCCACACCTGTCCCGACTTCGCCACCTCTCGAAGCTGCGGCGCCGGGTCTTTCGGGTTATCGATGTCCAGCATGAACATGTCGCCCCAGGTGGTTCCGCCGCCTTGGCTGAACTGATCCTGGACGACATTCCCACCCAAGCCCATCATTATGCCGTTCGGGGTGGTCACTATCCGCCCACCGTTGTCGTGCACAAATCCCACGTCTTTGTGGTAGCTCCAGGAGTTCTGGCGTTGCCGGTCGGCGATTCGCCACAGTGCGCCAGATCCGTACGGAACCGGCCCGAAGTCGGTCGTTTCGCCTTCTGTGCCGTAATCGGTGCCCGCGTTCAGGAGGTAGGTCATCCGCACCGCCTTTGTGGCGTCGTCCGCGCTGATGTCGGTCGGCAGCAGGAAATACGACTTGAAGATCCCGTCGCCGTCCTCGTCTTCGCGAATCTCTTTCATTCCGTCGAGGATTTCGAAGTCCTCGGGCGTGATGCGGTGTTCGGCGGCGATCTTGACGATGGTGTCGATCGACACGCGCCGGCGCACAGCGTTCTCGAGCCACTGCCGGTAGTAGCCGGACGCGGATGGCCCGGTCAGCAGCCCGGCGTCGCGCAAAGCCTGCTCCATCTCGACCATTCGAGCGTCGATCTTTCCGGCCTTGCTGGCATCTGCCAGGGTGGTCGCCCCGTGGTCTCTGATTTTACGGTCCAGCGCGAGTTGCATCACCCGGGCGAGAGCGGCATCGATACCGCGCGCCGTATCGAGTATCGCCTTGGTCTCCTGTTCCAGCTGCTTCCTGATCGATGCGCGGTGCCGGTCGGCCACGGCGCGCTGCTCGGACTCGAGCAGAGACATCGGTAGCGGATCGGCGGGCTTGTCGTCCACGATCGCGCCGTCGGCGGCGATTGTGAATTGGTAAGTGCCTGCGAGATAGTCGTTGTCGGCGACCCGGCGTTTCAGGGCGGACACGTCGTCCGACGCGCTTTGCAAGGCGTATTCGACGGCGGACAGCTCCGCGACCAGAATTTCGGCATTGTTGCGCGTATTTCCCAGCGAACTGCGAACGCGCTCGCTCGCAGTGCCGCGCCAGGCGGGTAATGTCTTGGCGTCGTCGAGTTCGTCCTGCAGCCTGATGAGTTTGTCTCGCCGCCCAGCCAGGTTGACGGCCACCGTATCGAGCTCCTCGGCGTCCCAGGCGCGGACGTCGTGGTAGCCGATAGTCATCCCCCGAAAGCCTTTACCGCGAGATCCTCGTTGTCGGAGTACAACTCCGCGGCCGAGGCGACCGCCGCACTCCAATAACCGACCTCGCCTGCCCACCCTTTCGCGCGCTCATTGAACGTCAACGCCAGGGTGCGGCCGCTCCTTGCCGCATCCCCACCGGGCAATGCCGCCGCGATCGCGTCCAAGCCGGTGCCCGGGTCCAACGCGCCGGCCTGACCTGCGGCAGATCCCGCCGCCTCGGCAGCTGACCGCAGCTGACCGATCTCGAGCTCGAACCCGCCCACATCCCGCGACCCGACGCCTGAATCCATCATCAGCCCGCAGCCTAATGGACTTCAGCGGCGCACGTTCGGCGTCCGCTGCCTGCGACCAGGGACATTCCGACCGGACGGGGTGATGACGACAGGCTTTCACCGCCTGGTCACTCCTTGTTCGCCTGGCATGGTCGTGTCGGCGTTGGCGAACTCCTACCGGGGACGACATCATGGCGATTCGAGTCGGGCTTGGCAGCCCAGAAGCCTGGACCACTTCGTGCTGACTGGTGACACGCCGTATCCTGCCAGGCATGAGCGCAGGACTGTTCGGACTCCTCGACGACGTGGCCGTACTGGCCCGCCTCGCGGCTGCCTCCATCGACGACATCGGAGCAGCCACTGGTCGGGCAGCCGCCAAGGCCGCCGGTGTGGTGATCGATGACACCGCCGTGACACCGCAGTACGTGCACGGCATCACCGCCGACCGTGAGCTTCCGATGATCAAGCGGATCGCCATCGGATCGCTGCGCAACAAGCTGCTCTTCATCCTTCCGGCGGCTCTGGTTCTCAGCCAGTTCGCGCCGTGGCTGCTGACCCCGATTTTGATGATCGGCGCCGCCTACCTGTGTTTCGAAGGCGCCGAAAAGGTGCTGAGCCGGTTCCTGCATCATGAGAGCCACGGTCCCGAGTCCGGCGTGGCCGTCGATGAGAAGGCGATGACCGCGGGCGCGATCCGCACCGATTTCATCTTGTCCGCCGAGATCATGGTGATCGCCCTCAACGAGGTCGCCGACCAGTCGTTCTTCCCGCGCCTGATCATCCTCGTCGTCGTCGCCCTGGTCATCACCGCCGCGGTGTATGGCGTCGTCGGCGTCATCGTGAAGATGGACGATGTCGGGCTGGCGATGGCCCAGCGCTCCTCGAGGGCAGCGCAGGCTATCGGCCGGGGACTGGTGACGGGAATGCCCAAACTGTTGACTGCGCTGTCGATCATCGGCACGGTCGCAATGCTCTGGGTCGGCGGGCACATCCTGCTCACGGGCACCGACACTCTCGGCTGGCACGCACCCTACGAACTGGTGCACCACGCCGAGGAGGCTGTCCGCGATGCCGTTCAAGGTGTCGGCGGACTGCTGGCATGGCTGACGAACACAGCCGCTTCGGCGGTCATCGGCTTTGTTGTCGGCACCATTGTGGTACTGATCGTGCAGGCGCTGCCCTTCAAGAAGAGCCACTGACCCGAGCGCGGTAGCACCCGCTGACCGGTCACGCTGGTGACACCACGCGGCCTCGAATCACCCACCGCAACCATCAACCGGTCCTAGCGCGTGAACGCCGCCTTCCTGACCGGTGGCCGCGCACAGTGGCCCCTGCGGGCCACACCCTGGCCAGATCGAGCAACCTGCTGAGGTCGGACTCGAAATCGCCCGCACCCCGGGGCAATTGAGCCGCGGAGAAGGCATAGATCGGAGCAGCACCCGCTCGGCGTGTGGCTGCCGCGGCGGCGACCCGTCGCGCGAACTCCTCGCTCCTCTCGGTCAGCGGTGCGGGCCCGGCAGGCAGATACGGTGCGAGATGTATGAGGGCGTCCCGGATTTCGACGGTCATCCGCAATAGCCGGATGACGGGATCGGGCGGCCGCGTGGGGCGGCCGGCCGGTTTCACGATCTCTGGAACGGCGGCGGTGAGATCTCGCCAGAGCGGTTCGAGGCGACGGCAGGCCCGTCCCTCGCGATCCAGGCGCGCCGCGCGCAGCACGGCCATCGCCAGCGGCAGCGTGGGCGCGATGCTGTTGACGACGACGGCGACCGTGAAAGCCAGCTCGGCACGCGGCAGGTGCGGGCCCAGTTGAGGTCGGCCGGTAAGCAATTGGAGGATGGACAGCAACTGGGTAACCCAGACGAACGCCATGCTCGCCACCATGCTCGAGCCGATGACCCGTTCCCCTGCGGTGAGGTCGCCGAGGCTGGACTCGCGCAACACCATACGGGCGAAGACCACCGTGTTGACGGTGATCGGCACGCCGATCGCGGCCGTGATCACCAGCCCGTCCCAGGTGCGGCCCAGGTCCACCGGTCGTCCCGCGCTGCGCGCCGCCGTGCCAGCGATCACGATCGCGGCGGTCGAAAGCAGACCGATACAGACGGATCGGCGCTGCCGCCGGCGCAGAGTCGCGGAGTCGATATCGCCGCGGCGCAGGCAGCCGATGGCGTAGAGGCAACTCGTCGACATCACCGCGCCACCCGCTGCCAATTCGTAGAGCGGAGCGGAGAAGTCGGACGCGGCCGCAAGCCGGTACAGCAACAGAGCCGCCGCACACCAGGCGAACAGCTGATTGAGCATCTGGTCGATGGCGGTATCCCGGAAGAGCCAGAAGCGGCCGAGCACCGACAGCATCGTCCAGACGGTCAAGGGCCACCCGAGATAGCCGGGAATCAACGACGACAAGCGACCTGCACCTCACAGCCGAGCGAAATACCTTCGCGCACAGTATCGGCGGGCCCCAGCGCCGCCACTGTCAGCGCACCGGTTGCGTGGCGCGGCCTCCCCAGCTCCGAGCAGCGCGGCTGCACGAGGCTCGGCCTAAGCAGCAGCAATCACCTCGATCTCTACCAACCAATCGGTCTCCAGCAGTTGCACCACGATGGCCGTCGTCGGCACCGCGCGGCCCCCGAGCGCCGCCACCCTGGCCGCGGCGTTGGCCTCCGCATACGCTGGATCTCGCAGGTAGCTGGTCAACCGCACGATGTTGTCGACGGTCATGTCCGCCGAGGCGAGAATGACCCTGACATTGCGCCAGATCCGCTCGAGTTGCTCCGCCACAGTCGTCCCGGCCACCCCCGCCGGATCCAAACCCATTGTGCCCGCCACGAATACCAGCCGCTCGGGGCGGCGTACCTCTAGTGCATGCACATAATCGGAGGTCGCCGGATAGATACCTTCGTTCGGACTGTGCGCTACCGTCTCCATCAGCCGATCATGCTGCGAATCCTGTTAGCCGTCAACGCAACTCGTTGCAGCGCACCTACGCCGCGTGCGACGGGAGCCGACAGAACACGGAATGGAGTTCTCGGGCACGCCCGGGTGACAACCGCTACACCGGAGTTCGTCCCGGCGGACACGCCGGACGGTGGACTTTCGGACGGAGCGCAGCTGGCCGACGTGCGCTTTGCGGTGCGGCTCTTCGAACCGATCCCATGGCGTCCAGGATTGACACTGAAATCGACTCGGGTTCAGAGGGGTAACGGCATCACCACTTGGATGATCATGTCGGCGTGCAGGTTTGGGTGCGGACCGTGGCGCTGGCCGTACCCTCTATCGCCGATGCCGGTCATGCCGTATCCTAAACTGCGTTCACCGATCACAGTGCGGGAGATCGGCCACGTCACCCGACGCGATATGGGACCGGCACGTTCGGTGCTGACAGGAGGAATACATGAGGCATGTCGGGATCTTGGCGCACAGTATCGAAGGGGCGTCGCTGTGCTTGCGGACCCTCTCCCAGGAGGGCGCCCGCGAACTCGGACCGCACCAGCACGCAGACGTGACCCTGGACTGCATCGCGATGGGCCGCAGCATGCCCGCCTGGGAAGCCGGCGACTACAGTGCGATTCGAAAGA from Nocardia goodfellowii carries:
- a CDS encoding DUF808 domain-containing protein, with product MSAGLFGLLDDVAVLARLAAASIDDIGAATGRAAAKAAGVVIDDTAVTPQYVHGITADRELPMIKRIAIGSLRNKLLFILPAALVLSQFAPWLLTPILMIGAAYLCFEGAEKVLSRFLHHESHGPESGVAVDEKAMTAGAIRTDFILSAEIMVIALNEVADQSFFPRLIILVVVALVITAAVYGVVGVIVKMDDVGLAMAQRSSRAAQAIGRGLVTGMPKLLTALSIIGTVAMLWVGGHILLTGTDTLGWHAPYELVHHAEEAVRDAVQGVGGLLAWLTNTAASAVIGFVVGTIVVLIVQALPFKKSH
- a CDS encoding RidA family protein encodes the protein METVAHSPNEGIYPATSDYVHALEVRRPERLVFVAGTMGLDPAGVAGTTVAEQLERIWRNVRVILASADMTVDNIVRLTSYLRDPAYAEANAAARVAALGGRAVPTTAIVVQLLETDWLVEIEVIAAA
- a CDS encoding MAB_1171c family putative transporter, giving the protein MSSLIPGYLGWPLTVWTMLSVLGRFWLFRDTAIDQMLNQLFAWCAAALLLYRLAAASDFSAPLYELAAGGAVMSTSCLYAIGCLRRGDIDSATLRRRQRRSVCIGLLSTAAIVIAGTAARSAGRPVDLGRTWDGLVITAAIGVPITVNTVVFARMVLRESSLGDLTAGERVIGSSMVASMAFVWVTQLLSILQLLTGRPQLGPHLPRAELAFTVAVVVNSIAPTLPLAMAVLRAARLDREGRACRRLEPLWRDLTAAVPEIVKPAGRPTRPPDPVIRLLRMTVEIRDALIHLAPYLPAGPAPLTERSEEFARRVAAAAATRRAGAAPIYAFSAAQLPRGAGDFESDLSRLLDLARVWPAGATVRGHRSGRRRSRARTG